From the genome of Spinacia oleracea cultivar Varoflay chromosome 2, BTI_SOV_V1, whole genome shotgun sequence, one region includes:
- the LOC110790177 gene encoding uncharacterized protein codes for MSISGLTNTFSNPNPKILNSPNISNLNGNCRFKLRVCAKVTTPEPNAKVYGQFSAPVKPSGSSSSSTTSSSSPKKKKEDEQKQDYYINMGYAIRCLREEFPELFSREPNFDIYRDDIVFKDPLNTFAGIENYKSLFWALRFHGRIFFKALWVEILSVWQPSENVILVRWTVHGIPRVPWESRGRFDGLSEYKLDRNGKIYQHKVDNIALNSPRKFQVLSVQELILSLGYPTTPKPTCFELTSSTKLHPFAGETEFLSHYLNYVLDFSHIHEAETCQK; via the exons ATGTCGATATCCGGATTAACGAATACTTTctcaaaccctaaccctaaaatcCTGAATTCCCCCAATATCTCAAATTTAAATGGAAACTGCAGGTTCAAACTTAGGGTTTGTGCGAAAGTTACAACTCCTGAACCAAATGCTAAAGTGTACGGTCAATTCTCTGCTCCAGTGAAGCCTAGTGGTAGTAGTAGTAGCTCAACGACGTCGTCTTCTTCcccgaagaagaagaaagaggaTGAACAGAAACAAGATTATTATATCAATATGGGTTACGCTATTCGCTGCTTGCGTGAGGAATTTCCTGAATTGTTTTCCAGAGAGCCCAATTTCGATATTTACAG GGATGATATTGTGTTCAAAGATCCCTTAAATACCTTTGCTGGCATTGAGAACTACAAATCGTTATTCTGGGCATTGCGATTCCATGGAAGGATATTTTTCAAAGCTTTATGGGTTGAAATTCTAAGTGTGTGGCAACCTTCAGAGAATGTCATCTTGGTTCGTTGGACTGTCCATGGAATCCCACGAGTCCCATGGGAGAGCCGTGGTCGTTTTGACGGCCTTTCAGAGTACAAACTTGATAGAAATGGGAAGATTTATCAGCATAAAGTCGACAACATTGCTCTCAATTCTCCTCGCAAGTTCCAGGTACTCTCTGTCCAGGAGTTAATCTTGTCACTCGGTTACCCTACAACTCCAAAGCCTACCTGCTTTGAGCTCACTTCTTCCACAAAACTCCACCCATTTGCCGGAGAAACGGAATTTTTAAGTCATTACTTGAATTATGTCCTGGATTTTTCACATATACACGAGGCAGAAACTTGTCAGAAATAA